A single genomic interval of Amycolatopsis albispora harbors:
- a CDS encoding flavodoxin family protein, with product MTALRAVALTCSLKPSPAPSSTELIAKQLLDELRGHGVDGESIRVVDHDVRPGVEKDMGDGDEWPSIREKILGADILVLASPTWVGHMSSVAQRVLERLDAELSETDDEGRPTMFGKVAVTAVVGNEDGAHKITADLFQALNDTGFTVPAQGGTYWNGEAMTPGDYIDLDSTPEAVASTNATLARNAAHLATLLQASPYPAK from the coding sequence ATGACCGCATTGCGAGCAGTGGCACTGACCTGCAGCCTCAAGCCGTCCCCCGCGCCGTCGAGCACGGAGCTGATCGCGAAACAGCTGCTGGACGAGCTGCGCGGGCACGGGGTGGACGGCGAGTCGATCCGGGTGGTCGACCACGACGTCCGGCCCGGGGTGGAGAAGGACATGGGCGACGGCGACGAATGGCCGTCCATCCGGGAAAAGATTCTGGGCGCGGACATTCTCGTGCTCGCGTCACCCACCTGGGTGGGGCACATGTCCAGCGTGGCCCAGCGGGTGCTCGAACGGCTGGACGCCGAACTGTCCGAAACGGACGACGAGGGACGGCCGACGATGTTCGGCAAGGTCGCGGTGACCGCCGTCGTCGGCAACGAGGACGGCGCGCACAAGATCACCGCCGACCTGTTCCAGGCGCTCAACGACACCGGCTTCACCGTCCCCGCCCAGGGCGGCACCTACTGGAACGGTGAAGCCATGACGCCCGGTGACTACATCGACCTGGACAGCACCCCGGAGGCCGTGGCGTCCACGAACGCCACCCTGGCGCGCAACGCCGCCCATCTCGCCACCCTGCTCCAGGCCAGTCCCTATCCCGCCAAGTAG
- a CDS encoding DUF4383 domain-containing protein: MAVRIAALVLGLGYLLLGVLGFTVAEHPGQVGPVHDNAVWIFSVSALQNVVHVAVGVLGLAAATRVTGARIYGMALFVAFTGLTAFGILASTADTPGNVVNVNWASNWLHGLTALAGLAMWFAGRTRAAART, from the coding sequence ATGGCAGTCCGGATAGCGGCACTGGTGCTGGGCCTGGGTTACCTGCTGCTCGGCGTGCTCGGCTTCACCGTGGCCGAGCACCCCGGGCAGGTGGGGCCCGTGCACGACAACGCGGTCTGGATCTTCAGCGTGAGCGCGCTGCAGAACGTGGTGCACGTGGCGGTCGGCGTGCTCGGCCTGGCCGCGGCGACCAGGGTGACCGGGGCGCGGATCTACGGCATGGCGCTTTTTGTGGCGTTCACCGGCCTGACCGCGTTCGGAATACTGGCCAGCACCGCGGACACGCCCGGCAACGTGGTGAACGTGAACTGGGCGAGCAACTGGCTGCACGGGCTCACCGCGCTGGCCGGGCTGGCGATGTGGTTCGCCGGCCGGACCCGCGCGGCGGCCCGCACCTGA
- a CDS encoding SDR family oxidoreductase: MSENHNQPPQGQRPPGDTGDMRPEPRDEMSDYQGRDLLAGRRALITGGDSGIGRAVAVAFAKEGADVAIAYLEEHEDAKHTAELVRAEGRRCELFPGDLADRAHCADVVKRTVEALGGLNILVNNVATQWPVDSPEELTEEQWMRTFDVNIHSYFRVTAAALPHLGDGDVIINSGSVNGLRGNKSLIDYSATKGAVHAWTYSMAQALADKGIRINCVAPGPVWTPLIPATFDEEKVAQFGQQVPYQRAAQPDEIAPSYVFFASNRLSSYYTGEVLAPLGGETTPG, encoded by the coding sequence ATGAGCGAGAACCACAACCAGCCCCCACAGGGCCAGCGCCCACCCGGCGACACCGGCGACATGCGGCCGGAGCCGCGGGACGAGATGTCCGACTACCAGGGCCGCGACCTGCTGGCCGGGCGCCGCGCGCTGATCACCGGCGGCGACTCCGGCATCGGCCGCGCGGTCGCGGTGGCCTTCGCCAAGGAGGGCGCCGACGTCGCGATCGCCTACCTGGAAGAGCACGAGGACGCGAAGCACACCGCGGAACTCGTGCGTGCCGAAGGCCGTCGCTGCGAGCTGTTCCCGGGCGACCTCGCCGACCGCGCGCACTGCGCCGACGTGGTGAAGCGGACCGTGGAAGCCTTGGGCGGCTTGAACATCCTGGTGAACAACGTGGCCACCCAGTGGCCGGTCGACTCGCCGGAGGAACTCACCGAAGAGCAGTGGATGCGCACCTTCGACGTGAACATCCACAGCTACTTCCGGGTGACCGCCGCCGCCCTGCCGCACCTGGGCGATGGCGACGTCATCATCAACAGCGGCTCGGTCAACGGCCTGCGGGGCAACAAGTCCCTCATCGACTACTCGGCCACCAAGGGTGCCGTGCACGCCTGGACCTATTCGATGGCGCAGGCACTGGCGGACAAGGGGATCCGGATCAACTGCGTGGCGCCGGGTCCGGTGTGGACACCGCTGATCCCGGCCACCTTCGACGAGGAAAAGGTCGCGCAGTTCGGCCAGCAGGTGCCCTACCAGCGGGCCGCGCAGCCGGACGAGATCGCGCCGTCCTATGTGTTCTTCGCGTCGAACCGGCTGTCCTCGTACTACACCGGGGAGGTGCTCGCCCCGCTCGGCGGCGAGACCACCCCCGGCTGA
- a CDS encoding SDR family NAD(P)-dependent oxidoreductase: MRTAIVTGSSRGIGRAIAERLAADGARVVVNYRRDGEAAAKVVRAIEERGGEAIAVRADAGELAQLRRLFDAAGEVDVVVSNVGVARFGPLAEVTDEQYDFLFDTNTRSTFYALREAARRVRDHGRIVVVSSAVVVTNRPGTALYAATKAAGTSW; encoded by the coding sequence GTGCGCACCGCGATCGTCACCGGAAGTTCCCGCGGCATCGGCCGCGCCATCGCCGAACGGCTCGCCGCGGACGGCGCGCGGGTGGTGGTCAACTACCGCCGGGACGGCGAAGCCGCGGCCAAGGTGGTCAGGGCGATCGAAGAACGCGGTGGTGAAGCGATCGCGGTGCGGGCCGACGCCGGAGAGCTGGCCCAGCTGCGGCGCCTGTTCGACGCCGCCGGTGAGGTCGACGTGGTGGTCAGCAACGTCGGTGTCGCGCGGTTCGGCCCGCTCGCCGAAGTCACCGACGAGCAGTACGACTTCCTCTTCGACACCAACACGCGGTCCACTTTCTACGCCCTGCGGGAGGCCGCGCGCCGGGTGCGCGACCACGGGCGGATCGTGGTGGTGTCCAGTGCCGTCGTGGTGACCAACCGCCCGGGGACCGCGCTCTACGCGGCCACCAAGGCGGCGGGGACCAGCTGGTGA
- a CDS encoding SRPBCC family protein, with product MRYADGPAEACEVTIAAGQAQVWRLAADITLPARFSPELQRVSWLDGATGPAPGAKFEGHNENAVLGRWRTIATVVECDEPSAFAWAVADPDGRFGEVTGEPMATWRFDLEPAPGGTRLRHAVRIGPARSGLSLAIDRLPGKEEALLRHRLADLRTGMLETLRGIKALAQG from the coding sequence GTGCGATATGCGGACGGGCCGGCGGAGGCCTGCGAAGTGACCATCGCCGCCGGGCAGGCCCAGGTGTGGCGGCTGGCGGCGGACATCACGCTGCCCGCCAGGTTCAGCCCCGAACTCCAGCGCGTGAGCTGGCTCGACGGCGCCACCGGGCCCGCGCCGGGCGCGAAGTTCGAGGGGCACAACGAGAACGCGGTGCTCGGCCGCTGGCGCACCATCGCCACCGTGGTCGAGTGCGACGAGCCGAGTGCGTTCGCCTGGGCGGTGGCCGATCCCGACGGCCGGTTCGGCGAGGTCACCGGCGAGCCGATGGCGACGTGGCGGTTCGACCTCGAACCGGCGCCCGGCGGGACGCGGTTGCGCCACGCGGTGCGCATCGGGCCCGCGCGCTCGGGCCTGAGCCTGGCGATCGACCGGCTGCCGGGCAAGGAGGAGGCGTTGCTCCGCCACCGCCTCGCCGATCTGCGCACCGGCATGCTGGAAACCCTGCGCGGCATCAAAGCGCTCGCTCAGGGCTGA
- a CDS encoding cation:proton antiporter: MELLLGVAGLLALSAALLPKLTSNRPLSMPLVLLLLGVAVGLLPLPAPYGEVWADPVPHLGALQVVTEVGLIVALVGAGLNSERVLGWRSWNSTWRLLLVAMPLFIGVVFLLGQWLLALPVAAALALAASLAPTDPVLASEVSVPEPHAGNELASGNEVRFTLTTEAGLNDGLTMPFVMLAILLAAGELPGLGELTVELLLPVPVGIAIGVVLGLLLGRLIFRAGSDQVRLSEYSDGMVVLAMAFLPFAAAELVQGNGFLAVFAAAVTLRARERSHGYHAVLHEFGDQLERLFVAVALLGLGVAIGDGLLSGLRPLEFVLAAVAVFVVRPVTGLLSLLGAPPGRRGAVAISFFGVRGIGTLFYLVYALAHGDFPVPDVLWRVAALAVALSVLVHGITAEPAMRRLERLGAQGRRGKLA; the protein is encoded by the coding sequence GTGGAGCTGCTGCTGGGGGTGGCCGGACTGCTCGCGCTGAGCGCGGCCCTGCTGCCGAAGCTGACCAGCAACCGGCCGCTGTCCATGCCGCTGGTGTTGCTGCTGCTCGGCGTGGCGGTCGGCCTGCTGCCGCTGCCGGCGCCCTACGGTGAGGTCTGGGCGGATCCGGTGCCGCACCTCGGCGCGCTGCAGGTGGTCACCGAGGTCGGGCTGATCGTCGCGCTGGTCGGGGCCGGGCTGAACAGCGAGCGCGTGCTCGGCTGGCGGTCGTGGAACTCCACCTGGCGGCTGCTGCTGGTCGCCATGCCGTTGTTCATCGGCGTGGTTTTCCTGCTGGGACAGTGGTTGCTGGCGCTTCCGGTGGCCGCGGCGCTGGCGCTGGCCGCCTCGCTGGCACCGACCGACCCGGTGCTGGCGTCCGAGGTGAGCGTGCCCGAACCGCACGCCGGCAACGAACTGGCCTCGGGCAACGAGGTGCGGTTCACGCTGACCACCGAGGCCGGGCTCAACGACGGCCTGACCATGCCGTTCGTGATGCTGGCCATCCTGCTCGCCGCCGGTGAGCTGCCGGGGCTCGGCGAACTCACCGTCGAGCTGCTGCTGCCGGTCCCGGTGGGCATCGCCATCGGCGTGGTGCTCGGGCTGCTGCTGGGCAGGCTGATCTTCCGCGCCGGTTCGGACCAGGTGCGGTTGTCGGAGTACTCGGACGGCATGGTGGTGCTGGCCATGGCGTTCCTGCCGTTCGCCGCCGCGGAACTGGTGCAGGGCAACGGGTTCCTCGCGGTGTTTGCGGCCGCGGTGACGTTGCGGGCGCGTGAGCGGTCGCACGGCTACCACGCGGTGCTGCACGAGTTCGGCGACCAGCTGGAACGGTTGTTCGTCGCGGTCGCGCTGCTCGGCTTGGGCGTGGCCATCGGCGACGGGCTGTTGTCCGGCCTGCGCCCGCTCGAGTTCGTGCTCGCCGCGGTGGCCGTTTTTGTGGTGCGCCCGGTCACCGGCCTGCTTTCGCTGCTCGGCGCGCCACCGGGCAGGCGTGGCGCGGTGGCCATCTCGTTCTTCGGGGTGCGCGGCATCGGCACGCTGTTCTACCTGGTCTACGCGCTCGCGCACGGGGACTTCCCGGTGCCGGACGTGCTGTGGCGGGTCGCCGCGCTGGCGGTGGCGCTGTCGGTGCTGGTGCACGGGATCACCGCGGAACCGGCGATGCGGCGGCTCGAACGCCTCGGCGCGCAGGGCAGGCGGGGCAAGCTCGCTTGA
- a CDS encoding SigB/SigF/SigG family RNA polymerase sigma factor — MSKDSASKARSDQYAHCVPLLAELASLPEGDPRRSELRDRLVTEYLPVAEHIARRFAGRGETFDDLLQVARLGLINAVDRYDAERGSEFLSFAVPTVMGEVRRYFRDSSWSVRVPRRLKELHLQISHATGELAQILGRAPTPTEIAENLGMDPEEVREGLIAGNAYQAVSVDKPISPDGERLPLAETLGEEDSDLDAVENHAALRPLLAELPERERTILKLRFFGNMTQTQIADRLGISQMHVSRLLSQTLERLRGKLLADP; from the coding sequence GTGAGCAAGGATTCCGCGTCCAAGGCCAGGAGCGACCAGTACGCGCACTGCGTGCCGCTGCTGGCCGAACTGGCCTCGCTGCCGGAGGGCGACCCGCGCCGGTCCGAGCTGCGGGACCGGCTGGTGACCGAGTACCTGCCGGTGGCCGAGCACATCGCGCGCCGGTTCGCCGGCCGCGGGGAAACCTTCGACGACCTGCTGCAGGTCGCCCGGCTCGGGCTGATCAACGCGGTGGACCGCTACGACGCCGAGCGCGGCTCGGAGTTCCTGTCCTTCGCCGTGCCGACGGTGATGGGCGAGGTCCGGCGGTACTTCCGCGACAGCAGCTGGTCGGTCCGCGTGCCGCGGCGGCTCAAGGAACTGCACCTGCAGATCAGCCATGCCACCGGCGAACTCGCGCAGATCCTCGGCCGCGCGCCGACGCCGACCGAGATCGCCGAGAACCTGGGCATGGATCCGGAAGAGGTGCGCGAGGGGCTGATCGCGGGCAACGCCTACCAGGCGGTGTCGGTGGACAAGCCGATCAGCCCGGACGGTGAACGGCTGCCGCTGGCCGAAACCCTCGGCGAGGAGGATTCCGATCTCGACGCGGTGGAGAACCACGCGGCGCTGCGGCCGTTGCTGGCGGAGTTGCCGGAACGTGAGCGGACGATCCTGAAGCTGCGGTTCTTCGGCAACATGACGCAGACGCAGATCGCCGACCGGCTCGGCATCTCGCAGATGCACGTCTCGCGCCTGCTGTCGCAGACGCTGGAACGCTTGCGGGGAAAGCTCCTCGCGGATCCTTAA
- a CDS encoding TspO/MBR family protein, protein MTTTSAHRAPLALAGFAAAVAVVAMAGALASTNARGVYGSLNLPSWAPPPWLFGPVWTVLYGMIAVSGWLYWRAGGDRRGLTVYAAGLLLNLAWTPLFFAAGAYELALADIVLLDLAVVAAIVLFHRRSPVAAWLQVPYLLWILYASALTGAIVALN, encoded by the coding sequence ATGACCACCACCTCCGCCCACCGCGCGCCGCTGGCGCTGGCCGGGTTCGCCGCCGCCGTCGCGGTGGTGGCCATGGCCGGTGCGCTCGCCTCGACGAACGCACGCGGGGTCTACGGCTCGCTGAACCTGCCGTCATGGGCTCCGCCTCCTTGGTTGTTCGGTCCGGTGTGGACGGTCCTGTACGGCATGATCGCGGTGTCGGGCTGGCTGTACTGGCGGGCCGGTGGTGATCGCCGCGGCCTGACCGTCTACGCCGCAGGCCTGCTGCTCAACCTCGCCTGGACCCCGCTGTTCTTCGCCGCCGGAGCGTACGAACTCGCGCTGGCCGACATCGTGCTGCTGGATCTCGCGGTGGTGGCGGCCATCGTGCTGTTCCACCGCCGCTCCCCCGTCGCGGCCTGGCTCCAGGTGCCGTACCTGCTGTGGATCCTCTACGCGAGCGCGCTCACCGGCGCCATCGTCGCGCTCAACTAG
- a CDS encoding phosphoribosyltransferase, with protein MFTDRRDAGRQLAERLAGPWRDPLVLGLARGGVPVAAEVAAGLGAPLDVAVARKIGAPGQPEWGIGAVTADGPPVFDAAASRLGLSSRQLTELCEEERAEAARRVELYEDGRAPAPREGRDVIMVDDGLATGVTAIAALRAARAESPRSLTFAAPVAAPDAVERVRREADDVVCVDTPAGFTAVGRWYRDFGQTSDTEVVRLLRDTS; from the coding sequence GTGTTCACCGATCGCCGGGACGCCGGACGGCAACTGGCGGAGCGGCTCGCCGGGCCGTGGCGGGACCCGCTGGTGCTCGGGCTGGCCCGCGGCGGGGTGCCGGTGGCGGCCGAGGTGGCCGCCGGGCTGGGCGCGCCGCTGGACGTGGCGGTCGCCCGCAAGATCGGCGCGCCGGGACAGCCGGAGTGGGGGATCGGCGCGGTGACCGCCGACGGCCCGCCGGTCTTCGACGCCGCCGCGTCCCGCCTCGGCCTGTCCAGCAGGCAGCTGACCGAGTTGTGCGAGGAAGAACGCGCCGAAGCGGCCCGGCGTGTCGAACTCTACGAGGACGGCCGCGCACCCGCGCCCCGCGAGGGCCGCGACGTCATCATGGTCGACGACGGCCTCGCGACCGGCGTGACCGCGATCGCCGCCCTGCGTGCCGCGCGGGCGGAATCGCCGCGGTCACTGACCTTCGCCGCGCCCGTGGCGGCGCCGGACGCCGTCGAGCGCGTGCGCCGGGAAGCCGACGACGTGGTCTGTGTGGACACCCCGGCGGGGTTCACCGCCGTCGGCCGCTGGTACCGGGACTTCGGGCAGACCAGCGACACCGAGGTGGTCCGGCTGCTCAGGGACACTAGTTGA
- a CDS encoding ATP-binding protein, which translates to MAEIDLSGQIDALLTEHVELSVPARLEHLPLLRMLAEAVATKEDFDLDSIADFKIAVDEVASWLVHHAEVGASISCRYRLSAGELAVSVAAPTADQAVPETDGFGWHVVKTVTDSASYRVTEQGGRVVTIDLAMAARRERT; encoded by the coding sequence ATGGCCGAGATTGACCTGAGCGGGCAGATCGACGCCCTGCTCACCGAGCACGTCGAACTCAGCGTGCCCGCCAGGCTGGAGCACCTGCCACTGCTGCGGATGCTGGCCGAGGCGGTGGCCACCAAGGAGGACTTCGACCTCGACTCCATCGCCGACTTCAAGATCGCCGTGGACGAGGTGGCCTCCTGGCTGGTGCACCACGCCGAAGTGGGGGCCAGCATCAGCTGCCGGTACCGGCTTTCGGCCGGTGAGCTGGCGGTTTCGGTGGCCGCGCCGACCGCGGACCAGGCCGTGCCCGAGACCGACGGGTTCGGCTGGCACGTGGTGAAGACGGTGACCGATTCGGCCTCGTACCGGGTGACCGAGCAGGGCGGCCGCGTGGTGACCATCGACCTGGCGATGGCCGCGCGGAGGGAGCGGACGTGA
- a CDS encoding SDR family oxidoreductase, whose product MKVAAKELGPRGITVNSVLPGAVNTDALAADGPPGVVERTIAQVPLGRIAEPSDIADVVGFLASHEGRWITGQTIHAGGGQF is encoded by the coding sequence GTGAAGGTCGCGGCGAAGGAACTGGGCCCGCGCGGGATCACGGTGAACAGCGTGCTGCCGGGCGCGGTCAACACCGACGCGCTCGCCGCCGACGGGCCGCCCGGCGTGGTGGAGCGGACCATCGCGCAGGTGCCGCTGGGCCGCATCGCCGAACCCTCGGACATCGCGGACGTGGTCGGCTTCCTGGCCTCCCACGAAGGCCGGTGGATCACCGGGCAGACCATCCACGCGGGCGGCGGCCAGTTCTAG
- a CDS encoding CocE/NonD family hydrolase has translation MRTVTQLPKQIIEEENVWIPLPGGERLAARIWRPADSDERPVPGILEYIPYRKRDLTAGRDAIHHPYLAGHGYACVRVDIRGSGESDGVLTDEYLEQEQLDAEEVLAWIAGQPWCTGATGMMGISWGGFAALQVAARKPPSLKAIVISSFTDDRYGDDMHYMGGCLLSDNLAEASTMFAYSTLPPDPALVGDRWRDMWLERLDGSGLWIENWLSHQRRDEYWRHASVCENYSDVQCPVLASSGWADGYSNGVFRLMSNLNVPRKGLIGPWSHKYPHLGVPGPAIGYLQEVVRWWDHWLAGKENDVMDEPMLRVWLQDSVPPSTAYETRPGRWVGEPSWPSPHIAPSVHSLDAHRIARPGEEVAERGLEIESPLSVGQFSGKWASYNAPPDLPYDQREEDGGSLVFETDPLTERCEILGAPLVELEVEASEPVAMVAARLSDVYPDGRATRVTYGLLNLTHRDGHEHPEPLEPGRRYQVAIELNGVAQAFPPGHRIRLSLSTSYWPLAWPPPCRGRLRVYTGASTIRLPVRPVAEPDELPLRPFDEPEGTPPLTVTQLRPGEQRWTVSRDLVDYESALEIVKDSGEDYFEDIDLRVGRRAYERYSWLADDFSSARGETAWTMTFARGDWESRTETHTVLTCTPAEFVLHAELDGYENGHRVFSRNWNRVIPRDLV, from the coding sequence ATGCGCACGGTGACCCAATTGCCGAAGCAGATCATCGAGGAGGAGAACGTCTGGATCCCGCTGCCCGGAGGTGAACGCCTGGCCGCGCGGATCTGGCGCCCCGCCGATTCGGACGAGCGGCCGGTGCCCGGGATCCTGGAGTACATCCCCTACCGCAAACGGGATCTGACCGCCGGCCGCGACGCCATCCACCACCCCTACCTCGCCGGGCACGGTTACGCCTGCGTGCGGGTGGACATCCGCGGGTCCGGCGAGTCGGACGGGGTGCTCACCGACGAATACCTCGAACAGGAACAGCTCGACGCCGAGGAGGTGCTCGCCTGGATCGCCGGGCAGCCGTGGTGCACCGGCGCCACCGGCATGATGGGCATCTCGTGGGGCGGGTTCGCCGCGCTGCAGGTGGCGGCCAGGAAACCGCCGAGTCTCAAGGCGATCGTCATCTCCTCGTTCACCGATGACCGCTACGGCGACGACATGCACTACATGGGCGGCTGCCTGCTCTCGGACAACCTCGCCGAGGCATCGACCATGTTCGCCTACTCGACGCTGCCGCCGGACCCGGCGCTGGTCGGCGACCGCTGGCGCGACATGTGGCTGGAGCGGCTGGACGGCAGCGGGCTGTGGATCGAGAACTGGCTTTCGCACCAGCGTCGCGACGAGTACTGGCGGCACGCGTCGGTGTGCGAGAACTACAGCGACGTGCAGTGCCCGGTGCTGGCCTCCAGCGGCTGGGCGGACGGGTACTCCAACGGCGTGTTCCGGCTGATGAGCAATCTCAACGTGCCGCGCAAGGGCCTGATCGGGCCGTGGTCGCACAAGTACCCGCACCTCGGCGTGCCCGGACCCGCCATCGGTTACCTCCAGGAGGTGGTCCGCTGGTGGGACCACTGGCTGGCGGGCAAGGAAAACGACGTGATGGACGAGCCGATGCTGCGGGTGTGGCTGCAGGACAGCGTGCCGCCGTCCACGGCGTACGAGACCCGGCCCGGCCGCTGGGTCGGCGAGCCGAGCTGGCCGTCACCCCACATCGCGCCGTCGGTGCACTCGCTCGACGCGCACCGGATCGCCCGTCCCGGTGAAGAGGTCGCCGAGCGTGGCCTGGAGATCGAGTCCCCGCTGTCGGTCGGCCAGTTCTCCGGCAAGTGGGCCTCCTACAACGCGCCGCCGGACCTGCCGTACGACCAGCGCGAGGAGGACGGCGGCTCGCTGGTGTTCGAGACCGATCCGCTGACCGAGCGCTGCGAAATCCTCGGCGCGCCCCTGGTGGAGCTGGAGGTCGAGGCGAGCGAGCCGGTGGCGATGGTCGCCGCGCGGCTGTCCGACGTCTATCCCGACGGCCGGGCCACCCGGGTCACCTACGGCCTGCTGAACCTGACCCACCGGGACGGGCACGAACACCCCGAACCGCTCGAACCGGGCCGCCGGTACCAGGTGGCGATCGAGTTGAACGGGGTGGCGCAGGCGTTCCCGCCCGGCCACCGCATCCGGCTTTCACTGTCCACTTCGTACTGGCCGCTGGCCTGGCCGCCGCCGTGCCGCGGCCGGCTGCGGGTCTACACCGGGGCGAGCACGATCCGGCTGCCGGTGCGCCCGGTGGCCGAGCCCGACGAGCTGCCGCTGCGCCCGTTCGACGAGCCGGAGGGCACCCCGCCGCTGACGGTGACCCAGCTGCGGCCCGGGGAACAGCGGTGGACGGTCAGCCGGGACCTGGTGGACTACGAGTCGGCGCTGGAGATCGTCAAGGACAGCGGTGAGGACTACTTCGAGGACATCGACCTGCGCGTGGGCAGGCGCGCCTACGAGCGCTACAGCTGGCTCGCCGACGACTTCTCCTCCGCCCGCGGCGAAACCGCCTGGACGATGACCTTCGCCCGTGGTGACTGGGAGTCACGCACGGAAACCCACACGGTGCTGACCTGCACCCCTGCCGAGTTCGTGCTGCACGCCGAGCTCGACGGGTACGAGAACGGCCACCGCGTGTTCTCCAGGAACTGGAACCGGGTCATTCCCCGCGATCTGGTGTGA
- a CDS encoding FAD-dependent oxidoreductase yields the protein MDADAAPLPVPLSVWMDSATGPDRSGTALPGEVDVVVIGAGIAGLTTAYALACDDRTVLVLDAGAVGGGVSGHTTAKLSAQHAEKYASLREHKGREAAVQYGHDQSAAVDWVERTSLALGIDCQFTRTDSYVYTTETRRLTDLRAEAAAAADAGLPAEFVEQVPLDVPAAGAVRFGDQARFHPRRWLLGLAKAIEDLGGQVAENARVVRVDERPVPVVHTERGRVRAGDVVIATHYPVLDRGFYFARLDPVRDLVVAGPVSGGTDGVFLDADTHHSVRYHERNGERMVIVGGEHYRTGEEVDVEARYTRLAEWALRHTGLERVTHRWSAHDLSTLDSVPYVGRYHPFSRHLWVATGFGQWGMSGGTAAGLLLADLLADRENPGAWLYDPERFDLRSGISLARNNFTVARHLVGDHLRAVGADAEFATLGMGEARVATSGASVIAAYRDDHGVLHRRSARCTHLGCVVAFNNAEKTWDCPCHASRFGVDGSVIQGPATRPLPEA from the coding sequence ATGGACGCAGACGCTGCCCCGTTGCCCGTCCCGCTGTCGGTGTGGATGGACTCCGCCACCGGTCCCGATCGGAGCGGCACCGCGCTGCCCGGCGAGGTCGACGTGGTGGTGATCGGCGCCGGTATCGCGGGCCTGACCACCGCGTACGCGCTCGCCTGTGACGACCGGACGGTCCTGGTGCTCGACGCGGGCGCGGTCGGTGGTGGTGTTTCCGGGCACACCACCGCGAAGCTGTCCGCCCAGCACGCGGAGAAGTACGCCTCGCTGCGTGAGCACAAAGGACGCGAGGCGGCCGTGCAGTACGGCCACGACCAGAGCGCGGCGGTCGACTGGGTCGAGCGCACCTCGCTGGCGCTGGGCATCGACTGCCAGTTCACCCGGACCGACAGCTACGTCTACACCACCGAAACCCGGCGGCTGACCGACCTTCGGGCCGAGGCCGCCGCGGCCGCCGATGCCGGGCTGCCCGCCGAATTTGTCGAACAGGTACCGCTCGACGTGCCCGCGGCCGGTGCGGTCCGCTTCGGTGACCAGGCGCGCTTCCACCCGCGGCGCTGGCTGCTCGGGCTCGCCAAGGCGATCGAGGACCTGGGCGGGCAGGTCGCGGAGAACGCGCGGGTGGTCCGCGTGGACGAGCGCCCGGTGCCGGTGGTGCACACCGAACGCGGCCGCGTCCGCGCCGGTGATGTGGTGATCGCCACCCACTACCCGGTGCTGGACCGCGGGTTCTACTTCGCCCGGCTGGACCCGGTGCGCGACCTGGTGGTGGCCGGGCCGGTCAGCGGCGGCACCGACGGCGTGTTCCTCGACGCCGACACCCACCATTCCGTGCGCTACCACGAACGCAACGGCGAGCGGATGGTCATCGTCGGCGGCGAGCACTACCGCACCGGCGAGGAGGTCGACGTCGAGGCGCGGTACACCCGGCTCGCCGAATGGGCCCTGCGGCACACCGGCCTGGAGCGGGTGACCCACCGCTGGTCCGCGCACGATCTGTCCACTCTGGACTCCGTGCCGTACGTCGGCCGGTACCACCCGTTCTCCCGCCACCTGTGGGTGGCGACCGGGTTCGGGCAGTGGGGGATGAGCGGCGGTACCGCGGCCGGGCTGCTGCTGGCCGACCTGCTCGCCGACCGGGAGAACCCCGGTGCCTGGCTGTACGACCCGGAGCGCTTCGACCTGCGGTCCGGGATTTCCCTGGCGCGCAACAACTTCACCGTGGCCAGGCATCTGGTCGGCGACCACCTCCGCGCGGTGGGCGCGGACGCCGAGTTCGCCACCCTGGGCATGGGCGAGGCGCGCGTGGCCACTTCGGGCGCATCGGTGATCGCCGCGTACCGCGACGACCACGGGGTGCTGCACCGCCGGAGCGCGCGCTGCACGCACCTCGGCTGCGTGGTCGCGTTCAACAACGCGGAGAAGACCTGGGACTGCCCGTGCCACGCCTCGCGGTTCGGCGTGGACGGCTCGGTCATCCAGGGCCCCGCCACCCGGCCGCTCCCCGAGGCCTGA